The stretch of DNA GAGCCAAAATAGTTTTCGGGGTGCAATTCCTTACAGTATTAGCTCATTTTCCTCGTTGAGGGAATTATACCTTGGGGGTAACAATCTTACCGGCAAGATTAGTCAAGGTATAGGACAACTTACTAAGCTTGAAATATTGGACGTTTCCTCAAACTCTTTGGAAGGTACTCTTACCCATGCTCACTTTGATAAGCTTTTAAGATTACGCGAATTAGATTTGTCTGATAACTTGAGATTGGTAATAAACATGGCTGCGGATTGGATTCCTCCATTTCAGCTAGATATAATAGGACTAAGATCCTGCAAATTAGGACCACGATTTCCAAAGTGGCTGCAGTTACAAACAAATTTCTCATCCTTTGATGTCTCAAATACAAGCATTTTTGACACTATTCCTATTTCCTTCCGGAACTCGTTCTCATCCAATCTTCAATACTTGAATATGTCTCACAATCAATTTTATGGGATGCTCCCAAATCTGAAGTTACAAACAAATTTCTCAAATCCTTTTACAAGAATAGACTTGAGTTCAAATCTGTTTGAAGGTGTTATACCATCAGGCTTTGCAAACACAAAATTTTTATTCCTTAATGATAATAGGTTTTCTAACTGCTCTAATTTCTTATGTCCCAAAATCAAAAGTAATTTACAAGAGCTTGACTTGTCAAATAACTTATTTTCTGAGGAGCTTCCGGATTGTTGGATGAATTTTAGTAACCTAGAAAGCCTACACTTGGAAAATAATGAATTATGGGGACGTATTCCCAACTCCATTGGTAGCTTGCTCTATCTTATGTACCTTGACCTGCGTAACAATAGATTTTCAGGACTGTTTCCGTCTGCATTTAAGAATTGTACATCCTTGGTTATGCCAAATCTAGGATATAATTTATTTAGTGGGAATATACCTCCATGGATTGGTAATGCTTATCAAGATGTAAATTTTCTTATCCTCCGAAAAAACCATTTTTGGGGAGAAATACCTAGAAGTATGTGCAAACTCAACCAACTCCAAATATTAGACCTTGCAATTAATCACCTCTCTGGTGTAATTCCTAATTGCTTTGGCAATTTTATGGCAATGGAGGAAAAAAATCAAATGTTGCCTTGTATAAAAGGTTTTCCCTGTCCTCTTAGCAATATAGGTGAAGCATCGACTATTTCATGGAAAAAGGAGGAGCAGAAATTCAAAAAAACGATTAGGTTCGTTAAATATATTGATCTTTCAGGTAATGAGTTGAGGGGGGAAATTCCGTATGGAATATCAACTCTTAAAGGACTCGAATCCTTGGATTTATCAAACAACAAATTGAGTGGTAACATTCCCTTTGAAATTGGAAATCTTACGGCTTTAGAGCTTCTTGATCTGTCAAATAATAATCTTACTGGAGAAATACCTATAAGCCTTGCCAAGGTGACTACTCTCGATGTCATGAATGTGTCGAACAACAACTTGTTCGGGGAAATTCCAGTTAGCACTCAGTTGCAGAGCTTTAATGCTTCATCATATGCCGGAAACGAGGGGCTTTGTGGTGCGCCTCTCCCAAGTTGTTCGAAAGATCGAGAGCCTTCCAATGTACCCAACGGATATAATACTAGTGTTCGAAACAAGGATGACGACTTTGTTTTTTTCCTCGGATTGTATATAAGTGTGGTGCTTGGGTTTATCGTCGGATTTTGGGGAGTTTTTGGTACTTTGGTTATCAAAACATCCTGGAGGCATGCCTATTTTCGGCTCCTTGACAACATCAAAGACGGGATCATGTGAATAAGTTATGGTGGAGATTATATCAAAAACATCCTCATATTTCATAATAATTGTATGATATGTAACCGTTATATTTTAAATATGTATTGAAAAAGATCATACTAATTATGAATGTTAAATGGTTAGATTTCATAATTCGTATTGAAAAGTATCGTACAATAAACCGAGTTGTATTTGTACACAAAATACATAGATACTTGCCTAGAAGGCGAGTCCGAAGATTGATCTATCACCCTACCCTCGGTCGCAACATACAGTGCATCGTTCAAACGCGGTATCACAAACGACTATTGTGGGCTGCTCACGTCTTGGTGAGGCTAGCCACACAGATTGCTGACAATGGCATGGAATCCGCTGTAGTAACTTAACCAGTCATATCGTCAAGATCagatttcttcttttttttttttgataacaaAGAAACCCGTAGCCGATACCTTAGGTGCGCGCTGAGTGAACCCATCGGATATACATAATAGCCCGCAAACCACGCACAGCAAGTAAACCACCCTTTCAACGTTAATGACTCTTCCCCTACTCCGGCTACTTTTACACGCTAATGTATCAATCACAACCGGAGTTTTAATTAGTACTTGTTTTCCTGCATTAACAAGACTAATATAATttcattgtttttttttgttaattatatAATTTCATCAACTTGCTTAAGAGTTCGAGTTATGTGCTCGCATCTTGGAGACCAATGTTTGATAGTTTCCTAAATCCTACAAGTAAGCGGTTTTAACCAGAATTGTTGGCTTTGTGTCTTGATTCTGTTAGTCGCCGCTTCGAACGACTATGCCTCTCTCTAGTTGTCATGTTTATGATACAgtctgaatctgtaatctgaaaactcttcacatatcaataaaactctctctcTTCTACCTTGTGGACTACTTCTACATACTAATACAAATAGCAGTATGTTTGATTCTTTGGAGGAACAAAACAAGTCAAATTTAGATTTTAGTGTTTAGGCTTTTAGTGGCATGGAAGACTGGAAGACTTGTGTATGAACAAAACATGGATGTTAGAGTCTTAGTCTTTGGACGTAATTCTTAAGTCGTGGACTTGAATTGTAACAGCCAAGCCACACACATGCATGATGTTTATCTTAACGCTAACCATACATGAAGAATTGTCTATGAAAGAGTTGTAGAGGACCCACTTGAATTGTCGTGGACTTCAATTTTGTCAAGTCTTGGTCATGACTCGTTCGCAGAATTGCAGTGATGCTTATATATGGGAAATGTTTATAAAAATACTTTGTATTTGATAAaagtaataggaatatttataatagttgaccAACTATCAGGTCGCACGGTTCAAATCCCAAgaacctcaaaactcctcaaaactCGGTGGAAACCCAAAgacacggtacgggggagccggtgcacaattAACCACTCTTTaagcccaacgggcatttgagtgagggagcgtaataggaatatttataatagttgggcctcaaccatcaccttaaggttcaTCTATAAAAAAGGATTATTTTCCAACTATAttgaaataattataaaaaaaatagttttttttaaataatttaattataaaatgttATAAATTGGGGAAAAGGTTGTGTAAAGGCTAATTAAATGACAGTAATATTGGTATTCCGCGTAAATCGTTAATTAAAGAGTCGGAACATATGAAAACGAGTCTCGAGTCAAATATATGGTGGTGATTGAGGAATATACATGAAAATATgagggttatttgtaaaaacaaaatacatggtggttatttgtaaaaatacgcaaatacatgatggttatttgtaatttttcctatatataagacataaaagATAGTCttgtgagatcttgtttaaattgtcttaccgggtatattattatgaatatcaaatttttataatcatatcatatcaatcaatactatatattaaatccagaaaccaagggatttcaatgtaattaaagaaagttatacaaattaattatactatatagttttaaatcaatagcaccttgtgatggacccgattaagggatttcaatgcaaatattatatagtttgggttaaaattaaattatttagaagcttggtaatttttctaaacatggtcagtttccttaaaataaaataattaattaagatggtcaatttccttaaaataaaatctatatatatatatatatatatatatatatatatatatatatatatacagtggagatccggtgagtccagggTTTTAAATGAGTCTGTCCTACCTTTATGAGCCGTCAGATCTGATGGAATAAACGGCTGAGATTCTTCCGTAAAATAGAACAATGTTATCTTAGGAGTCCGCTAAAGATCACACCCAAACAAACGGTCTCTGTTCAACTCTCTGTCTCCTCCTTTACGTATCTCACTCAGTCTTCCTCTCTCTTCTTTTTCCTTTCTCAAAGTCTCGCTAATTGCGCACTTCAATATTAGAACACCTTAAAAAAATCCACAAAACCTCGCATAAAGGCACGCAATGAACAAAGATAGATTTCTGTAAGCACCTACATCATCGAGGAAGGTTTGCTATGAAATCGGTTTGTAATTTGATGTTATTTCCATTTTATACCTTAATCATTTGATTTGTCCAATTATAGAATGGATTATTGATCGATTTTTGGTTGATTTGAGTTTGAATTAGGTAGATTCCTGATTTTCGTTTACCTAATATAATTCATTGCTACTTCAATGATTTTTCCTTCAACAATTTGAAAGTAATGTTCATTTCCGAAAAATGTTTGAAGATTTTATTCTAAATAATGCATAACCATGTTTATCGGCATGCTATTTCGTTTATTAAGGTTATTGCTATTGCTGTGGCCAAGTAATTAGTACTCACGTAGTCAATGGTTCTAGTTAGGTTGTTAAGCTTGTCATTCCACCGCttgatttaaattaatgaatTATGTGAATGTATCAGAATATTTCACAGAACAAGTATTAGTCCTTGATTGATTTAAATGGGAGGCATAGAGTGTATGTGAACTAATATTGACCAATTAATTTTTTCTTGAGAGCTGAAGGGAAGTTGTATTGAGATTTGTTATCTTTTAATTGAATGATCGATCTTATTAGTTACTTTCTGAGTTTGTTTTTCATCTAAGTTTTCTTCTCGTTTATGCAGAAAGCTTAGTCTCTTATAGGTTGCTCATAATCAtgttgttggttcttatatttttACTTCTTAGAGTAATTATTCTCAAGAGTAATTATAGTTACTTCATAGAGTAAGTAATGTTACTCTATAAAGCAACTCTTGTTACATTATCAAGTAGTTATTGTTACTTGGAGAGTGTTACTCTATAGAGTAACTCTTGTTACTTTATCgagtaattattgttattttataaaataacCAGTGTAGTTTAAGTAGAGTATTCGATAGAAAGGTATAGTTATACTCTTGGTTGGGTCTTTGTTTGCTAAAAATACTCTTTCCAAAAAGtaataaaaagtaaacaaatgaatgagacaccaTAAATTGGAATAGTAAACAAAtggggatggagggagta from Silene latifolia isolate original U9 population chromosome 10, ASM4854445v1, whole genome shotgun sequence encodes:
- the LOC141608674 gene encoding receptor-like protein EIX2, producing MWISRLNLLRYLDLSDTGLTLVKNWMTIVSNLKSLNVLRMEFCQLSPDNPSSLTYVNSSATLHFIDLSYNYFNDSSIFQWLFELPNITTQLIYLDLSANQFHVPIPSEFGNLHSLSYLALPGNGFEGSLNKSIGELSNLEQLYVDYNNFNDELEDVIQSFVNCGNKKLIILELSQNSFRGAIPYSISSFSSLRELYLGGNNLTGKISQGIGQLTKLEILDVSSNSLEGTLTHAHFDKLLRLRELDLSDNLRLVINMAADWIPPFQLDIIGLRSCKLGPRFPKWLQLQTNFSSFDVSNTSIFDTIPISFRNSFSSNLQYLNMSHNQFYGMLPNLKLQTNFSNPFTRIDLSSNLFEGVIPSGFANTKFLFLNDNRFSNCSNFLCPKIKSNLQELDLSNNLFSEELPDCWMNFSNLESLHLENNELWGRIPNSIGSLLYLMYLDLRNNRFSGLFPSAFKNCTSLVMPNLGYNLFSGNIPPWIGNAYQDVNFLILRKNHFWGEIPRSMCKLNQLQILDLAINHLSGVIPNCFGNFMAMEEKNQMLPCIKGFPCPLSNIGEASTISWKKEEQKFKKTIRFVKYIDLSGNELRGEIPYGISTLKGLESLDLSNNKLSGNIPFEIGNLTALELLDLSNNNLTGEIPISLAKVTTLDVMNVSNNNLFGEIPVSTQLQSFNASSYAGNEGLCGAPLPSCSKDREPSNVPNGYNTSVRNKDDDFVFFLGLYISVVLGFIVGFWGVFGTLVIKTSWRHAYFRLLDNIKDGIM